One Candidatus Peregrinibacteria bacterium DNA segment encodes these proteins:
- a CDS encoding DUF4065 domain-containing protein, with product MKDFITKLRKSAGLSQEELAQKLGFSRPTLVAIEKGERDVTLNELKQISEIFDIPLEIILDQEMEVTQKIEAQNFSEKTFIKFQNLILQCIKYGADTDGKITKTKLAKLVYLCDFANYYKTLKPISGFEYRRFARGPVAIEFFDIIDNDESLSAEKNGTAVMVSLVEQPDDTVLNKEELELIKAVCKKWKKATTQQIVDFTHKQMPWAMCKDREVIPYQLINNEAPENVY from the coding sequence ATGAAGGATTTTATTACCAAGCTTCGCAAGTCTGCAGGACTTTCTCAAGAAGAGCTTGCTCAAAAATTAGGGTTTTCGCGACCCACTCTTGTTGCGATAGAGAAGGGTGAAAGAGACGTCACTCTCAATGAACTCAAACAAATATCGGAAATTTTCGACATTCCGCTTGAGATAATTCTGGATCAGGAAATGGAAGTAACTCAAAAAATAGAGGCGCAAAACTTTAGTGAAAAAACTTTTATTAAGTTTCAGAATCTTATTCTTCAATGTATTAAATATGGAGCTGATACTGATGGGAAAATTACAAAAACTAAACTGGCAAAACTAGTATATCTATGTGATTTTGCGAACTATTACAAAACTTTAAAACCAATTTCTGGATTTGAATACCGTAGATTCGCCAGAGGACCTGTAGCAATTGAATTTTTTGATATTATCGATAACGATGAATCTCTTAGTGCTGAGAAAAATGGCACTGCAGTAATGGTCTCTTTAGTGGAACAACCAGATGACACTGTTCTTAATAAAGAAGAATTAGAACTTATTAAAGCTGTCTGCAAAAAATGGAAAAAGGCTACCACTCAACAGATTGTAGATTTCACTCATAAACAAATGCCTTGGGCTATGTGTAAAGATAGGGAAGTCATTCCGTATCAACTCATCAATAACGAAGCTCCAGAGAATGTTTATTAA
- a CDS encoding DHA2 family efflux MFS transporter permease subunit: protein MSSALRDHRWIALIVLCLGSLMIVLDTTIVNVALPSIRDDLGFSESTLAWVVNAYMLTFGGFLLLGGRLGDLFGHRKLFLMGLGLFTLASLACGLASTQELLIVARAFQGFGGAIVAAVALSLVMNLFTEPTERAKAMGVYGFVNSGGGTLGVLLGGILTNSFSWNWIFLVNVPLGILVFVLGLKLLPLHKESGAPRHLDAAGAVTITSAMLLAVYAIVNGNQVGWGSAQTWLELGGALVLLLIFIAIELKVKKPLMPLGLFKLRNMTIANAMAMLWAASMFSWFFLSALYLQLVLGYSPLFVGLAFLPCNIIMAILSLGVSAKLVIRFGIRPTLMVGLALITAGLGFFVLAPMEGTFVMNVMPSMILFGLGGGIAFNPLLLAAMNDVKQEDSGLASGMINTSFMMGGALGLAILASLASSRSASLLASGAEEMVALLGGYHAAFFAGTLFSGLALLLATLLKIKKPTKEPSAAVHF from the coding sequence ATGTCTTCTGCCCTACGCGATCACCGTTGGATCGCCCTTATTGTGCTCTGTCTTGGCTCTCTCATGATCGTACTCGACACGACCATTGTGAACGTGGCGCTGCCTTCCATCCGCGACGACCTTGGCTTTTCCGAGTCCACGCTCGCTTGGGTGGTGAATGCCTACATGCTCACTTTTGGAGGCTTCTTGCTGCTCGGGGGACGCCTCGGCGATCTCTTTGGCCACCGCAAACTCTTCCTCATGGGCTTGGGACTCTTCACTCTAGCTTCCTTAGCGTGCGGATTGGCCAGCACTCAAGAGCTGCTCATCGTTGCCCGTGCCTTTCAAGGGTTTGGAGGGGCGATCGTTGCCGCCGTGGCCCTTTCTCTCGTCATGAATCTTTTCACTGAACCGACAGAACGCGCCAAAGCCATGGGCGTCTATGGTTTTGTGAACTCCGGGGGAGGAACACTGGGTGTCTTGCTCGGTGGAATATTAACCAACTCGTTCAGTTGGAATTGGATCTTTTTAGTGAATGTCCCCTTGGGAATTCTGGTCTTCGTACTGGGCCTCAAACTGCTTCCACTCCACAAAGAAAGCGGTGCCCCACGTCACTTGGACGCCGCCGGTGCCGTCACCATCACCTCAGCCATGCTGCTCGCGGTTTATGCCATTGTGAATGGAAATCAAGTGGGATGGGGGTCTGCACAAACCTGGCTCGAACTGGGGGGAGCCTTAGTACTCTTGCTCATCTTCATTGCCATTGAACTCAAAGTTAAAAAACCACTGATGCCGCTGGGACTCTTCAAACTCCGCAACATGACCATCGCCAATGCCATGGCCATGCTTTGGGCGGCTTCTATGTTCTCATGGTTCTTCCTTTCCGCTCTTTATCTACAGCTCGTGCTCGGTTACAGTCCGCTCTTTGTGGGACTGGCCTTCCTCCCATGCAACATCATCATGGCCATTTTGTCACTCGGTGTTTCTGCCAAGCTAGTCATTCGTTTCGGGATCCGCCCCACGCTTATGGTCGGACTCGCTTTGATCACAGCAGGACTGGGGTTCTTTGTACTCGCTCCAATGGAAGGAACTTTTGTGATGAACGTGATGCCCAGCATGATCCTCTTTGGCCTCGGAGGAGGAATTGCCTTCAACCCGCTCTTGCTCGCTGCCATGAACGATGTGAAACAAGAAGACTCCGGCCTCGCCTCGGGAATGATCAACACTTCCTTCATGATGGGTGGAGCGCTTGGACTCGCTATTTTAGCCAGTCTCGCCTCGTCTCGTTCTGCCAGTTTGCTCGCCTCAGGAGCAGAAGAAATGGTGGCCTTACTGGGTGGCTACCACGCCGCTTTCTTTGCCGGAACTCTCTTTTCTGGACTTGCGCTACTATTGGCCACTCTGCTTAAAATCAAGAAGCCCACTAAGGAGCCTAGCGCTGCGGTACATTTTTAG
- a CDS encoding histidine triad nucleotide-binding protein: MAEKTLFQKIIDKEIPADFVYEDDLCVAIKDLYPKAPVHFLIIPRKFIPSFAEVTEADKDLVSHLMFVGQKLAEEYKCEGYRLQFNVGEKGGQVIFHLHLHLMGWH; encoded by the coding sequence ATGGCTGAAAAAACTCTCTTTCAAAAAATCATAGACAAAGAAATCCCTGCCGATTTTGTGTATGAAGACGATCTTTGCGTGGCCATCAAAGATCTTTACCCCAAGGCCCCGGTTCATTTTCTCATCATTCCTCGCAAATTCATTCCAAGCTTTGCTGAAGTCACTGAAGCCGATAAAGACCTGGTTTCACACCTCATGTTCGTGGGGCAAAAACTTGCTGAAGAGTACAAATGCGAAGGCTACCGCCTACAGTTCAATGTGGGTGAAAAAGGCGGACAAGTCATTTTTCACTTGCACCTCCACCTAATGGGGTGGCATTGA
- a CDS encoding DNA-3-methyladenine glycosylase: MNKALPLRWFNRPTVDVARDLLGKYLVRRFPDGTEHAYRITETEAYDGPEDLACHASKGRTPRTEVMFGEAGHFYVYFVYGIHWLLNIVTGPTDFPSAVLIRGLEGLSGPARLTKALQIDKSFYGKPATPKSDLWFEDRGEKVDQILATPRIGVDYAGKEWARKEWRFVIKI, translated from the coding sequence ATGAATAAAGCCCTCCCTCTCCGTTGGTTCAACCGCCCCACCGTGGACGTCGCCCGTGACCTCCTCGGCAAATACCTCGTGCGCCGCTTTCCGGATGGCACTGAGCACGCCTACCGCATCACCGAGACCGAAGCCTACGACGGACCCGAGGACCTCGCGTGCCACGCTTCCAAAGGACGCACGCCCCGCACCGAAGTGATGTTCGGCGAAGCCGGTCACTTTTACGTCTACTTCGTCTACGGCATTCACTGGCTCCTCAACATCGTCACCGGCCCCACAGATTTCCCATCCGCCGTCCTCATCCGCGGACTCGAAGGCCTTAGCGGCCCCGCCCGCCTCACCAAAGCCCTTCAGATCGATAAGAGTTTTTACGGCAAACCAGCCACTCCTAAATCAGATTTGTGGTTTGAAGACCGCGGCGAAAAGGTGGATCAGATCCTCGCAACCCCTCGGATTGGAGTGGATTATGCGGGGAAAGAATGGGCAAGGAAGGAGTGGAGGTTTGTGATAAAAATTTAA
- a CDS encoding valine--tRNA ligase produces the protein MQELAKTFNSKEFEERLYKKWEESGAFQPDSDPQKPAYALMMPPPNATGTLHLGHATMLAIEDILVRYHRMKGHATLYLPGTDHAAIATESVVIKKLQEEGMKNPRETLGREGLLNEIKVFVENSKATIRNQVRKMGTSCDWSRERYTFSDDMNHAVNTLFKMMYDDGLIYRGDRIVNWDPKMQTTVADDELEYMEEKSPFYIFKYGPFEIGTSRPETKFGDKVVVMHPEDPRYAKYKHGEVIGPFEWINGPSTATVIKDEAIDMEFGTGVMTITPWHDMTDFEIAERHKLEKIQVIDEHGRLLPIAGEFAGMKIQEARGKIVEKLAEKGLLLKTDENYVHNVAVSYRGKGKVEPQIMKQWFVDVNKAVIDWKGKMSSIKEVLQDVVHSGMIRIVPDRFDKIYFHWINNLRDWCISRQIWWGHRIPVWYKNEQVQVSENSPGEGWIQDEDTLDTWYSSGLWTFSTLGWPEKTPDLLRFTPSNVLETGYDILFFWVARMILQSTYALRKTGFSEEKSLPFKDVYLHGLIRDIRGKKMSKSHPETCIDPLDMIEKYGTDAIRLSLVIGGTPGNDMRLYEEKISGFRNFVNKIWNGARFVLLNLDPSASTDLDPSTFSRADKWILTRLNEIIEKASKELETYQFSEAGMSVYDFFWGEYCDWYVEMSKVNKNPAVLKHVLQNTLKLLHPFMPFVTEAVWEQLEPKELLITSEWPRPNPMWNFAEETAEVQRVMELVSSIRSLRAEANVDATKKIHAIVYAHEDLQLMQDKADIIKRLGNLGELELSETGPKPEKALAAFVGDIEIFLPLADLLDFEQEQKRITKEIQELERYIENIERKLENPGFVQNAPQEILTKEKEKLNESKNRLEKHQTQLKTLTK, from the coding sequence ATGCAAGAACTTGCTAAAACTTTCAACTCCAAAGAGTTTGAGGAACGTCTCTACAAAAAATGGGAAGAATCCGGGGCTTTTCAACCGGACTCCGATCCTCAAAAGCCCGCCTACGCCCTCATGATGCCGCCCCCCAATGCCACCGGCACTCTGCACTTGGGGCATGCAACCATGCTGGCCATTGAGGATATTTTGGTCCGCTACCACCGAATGAAAGGCCACGCGACGCTTTATTTGCCCGGCACCGACCATGCAGCCATTGCCACCGAAAGCGTGGTGATTAAAAAATTACAAGAAGAAGGAATGAAGAATCCGCGCGAAACCTTAGGACGCGAAGGGCTTTTAAATGAGATCAAAGTTTTTGTTGAAAACAGCAAAGCCACCATCCGTAATCAGGTTCGAAAAATGGGCACCAGCTGCGACTGGTCTCGCGAGCGTTACACCTTCAGTGATGACATGAATCACGCGGTGAATACACTTTTTAAAATGATGTATGACGACGGACTCATCTATCGTGGAGATCGCATTGTGAATTGGGACCCCAAAATGCAAACCACCGTAGCCGACGACGAACTCGAATACATGGAAGAGAAATCCCCATTTTACATCTTTAAATACGGCCCTTTCGAGATTGGGACTTCTCGTCCCGAAACCAAATTTGGCGATAAGGTGGTGGTGATGCACCCCGAGGACCCGCGTTATGCAAAATACAAGCATGGAGAAGTGATTGGACCTTTTGAGTGGATCAATGGACCTTCGACCGCCACTGTGATCAAAGACGAAGCCATCGACATGGAATTTGGTACCGGAGTCATGACCATCACCCCCTGGCACGACATGACGGACTTCGAAATTGCCGAACGCCATAAACTTGAAAAAATCCAAGTCATCGACGAACACGGGCGACTTTTGCCCATTGCGGGTGAATTTGCAGGCATGAAAATCCAAGAAGCTCGCGGAAAAATTGTAGAAAAACTCGCCGAAAAAGGATTGCTTTTGAAAACGGACGAAAATTACGTCCACAACGTGGCCGTCAGCTACCGTGGAAAAGGAAAAGTGGAGCCTCAAATCATGAAACAATGGTTCGTGGACGTGAACAAAGCCGTCATCGATTGGAAAGGGAAAATGAGCAGCATCAAAGAGGTGCTTCAAGATGTAGTCCACAGCGGCATGATCCGCATCGTGCCCGATCGTTTCGACAAAATCTACTTCCACTGGATCAACAATTTGCGCGATTGGTGCATCTCTCGCCAAATCTGGTGGGGCCACCGCATTCCGGTGTGGTACAAAAACGAACAAGTGCAAGTGAGCGAAAACTCGCCCGGCGAAGGCTGGATCCAAGACGAAGACACCCTCGATACCTGGTACAGCTCCGGACTTTGGACTTTTTCAACCTTAGGTTGGCCTGAAAAAACGCCCGACTTACTGCGCTTCACACCCTCCAACGTACTGGAGACGGGCTACGACATTTTGTTTTTTTGGGTGGCTCGCATGATTTTACAATCCACTTACGCCCTTCGCAAAACTGGCTTTTCAGAAGAAAAATCCCTTCCTTTTAAAGACGTGTACTTGCACGGCCTCATCCGCGACATTCGTGGAAAAAAGATGAGCAAATCCCATCCCGAAACCTGCATCGATCCACTGGATATGATCGAAAAATACGGCACCGACGCCATTCGCCTTAGCCTGGTGATTGGGGGAACACCGGGCAACGACATGCGTCTTTATGAAGAGAAAATTTCAGGATTCCGCAACTTTGTGAACAAAATTTGGAACGGCGCTCGCTTTGTGCTTTTAAACCTCGACCCTTCCGCCAGTACTGACCTCGATCCTTCCACTTTCAGCCGTGCGGACAAATGGATTTTAACGCGACTCAACGAAATCATTGAAAAAGCCAGCAAGGAACTCGAGACCTATCAATTTTCGGAAGCAGGCATGAGCGTCTATGACTTTTTTTGGGGAGAATACTGCGACTGGTATGTGGAAATGAGCAAGGTCAATAAAAATCCAGCGGTGCTCAAACACGTGCTCCAAAACACACTTAAACTTTTGCACCCCTTCATGCCCTTTGTAACCGAAGCCGTTTGGGAACAATTGGAGCCCAAAGAATTGCTCATCACTTCTGAGTGGCCACGCCCCAATCCAATGTGGAATTTTGCAGAAGAAACAGCCGAAGTTCAGCGCGTGATGGAACTGGTTTCCTCCATCCGCTCCTTGCGAGCCGAAGCCAACGTGGATGCCACAAAAAAAATCCACGCTATTGTTTACGCCCACGAAGATCTTCAGCTCATGCAAGACAAAGCAGACATCATCAAACGCCTCGGCAACTTGGGGGAGCTCGAACTCAGCGAAACCGGTCCCAAGCCAGAAAAAGCCTTGGCGGCCTTTGTAGGAGACATTGAAATTTTTCTACCCCTTGCCGATCTCCTCGACTTTGAACAGGAGCAAAAACGCATCACCAAAGAGATTCAGGAACTAGAACGCTATATTGAAAACATTGAGCGGAAACTCGAAAACCCCGGCTTCGTTCAAAATGCTCCTCAAGAAATTTTAACGAAAGAAAAAGAAAAGTTGAATGAAAGCAAAAATCGACTGGAAAAACACCAAACCCAACTCAAAACTTTGACGAAATGA
- a CDS encoding AIR carboxylase family protein: MIVPFLLGSKVDLDHAKNIAKVLDDYGVKYEIYVSSAHKVPEKTLEIIKKFNEKKETVVWVNMAGRSNALSGLVSANSHFPVLACPPFKDYADYLANIHSTLQMPGETPAITVVDPKNAAQAVVRILALTDKDLAKKVKNHIKVVQNSFEIKPVSL; encoded by the coding sequence ATGATTGTACCCTTTCTCCTCGGTTCCAAAGTCGACCTCGACCACGCGAAGAACATCGCCAAAGTCCTCGATGACTACGGCGTGAAGTATGAAATCTATGTATCCAGCGCCCACAAGGTGCCCGAAAAGACCCTCGAAATCATCAAGAAGTTCAACGAAAAGAAAGAGACGGTGGTCTGGGTGAACATGGCCGGACGCAGCAACGCGCTCAGCGGGCTCGTTTCTGCAAACTCTCACTTTCCAGTGCTCGCTTGCCCTCCATTCAAGGATTACGCAGACTATCTCGCGAACATCCATTCCACCTTGCAAATGCCCGGTGAAACCCCCGCCATCACCGTAGTGGACCCCAAGAATGCGGCTCAAGCCGTCGTGCGCATCCTCGCGCTCACCGACAAAGACCTCGCGAAGAAAGTGAAAAATCACATCAAAGTCGTTCAAAATTCCTTTGAAATCAAACCTGTCTCACTGTAG
- the thpR gene encoding RNA 2',3'-cyclic phosphodiesterase → MKRLFLGLEFPKELASELEAFIEPYKTHSALKDAKWIPTENFHLTLLFLGEVPDSLVPEVQSLARGVCAKIPKFILQPKRVTLYPEMGKAKIVWTKFERSLEFQELCSELLLFLKHTLPDLEVKESIAHLTLARLRKTIDGKALTFKPIDFSGFEVTETALYQSELTPQGSVYTVLERYPHGA, encoded by the coding sequence ATGAAACGACTGTTTTTAGGTCTAGAATTTCCAAAAGAACTTGCCAGCGAACTCGAGGCTTTTATCGAACCGTATAAAACTCATTCTGCTCTCAAAGATGCCAAGTGGATCCCCACCGAAAATTTTCACCTGACTCTCCTCTTTTTAGGAGAAGTACCCGACTCCCTTGTGCCAGAAGTACAATCTTTGGCCCGCGGCGTTTGCGCCAAAATTCCTAAATTCATCCTGCAGCCCAAGCGCGTGACGCTGTACCCCGAAATGGGCAAGGCCAAAATCGTTTGGACCAAATTCGAACGCAGCCTCGAGTTTCAAGAACTCTGCTCTGAGTTGCTGCTCTTTTTGAAACACACGCTCCCAGACCTTGAAGTGAAAGAATCCATCGCTCACCTCACACTCGCACGCCTCCGTAAAACCATCGATGGCAAAGCACTGACCTTCAAGCCCATCGACTTCAGTGGCTTCGAGGTGACCGAAACCGCCCTCTACCAGTCGGAACTCACACCCCAAGGCTCCGTTTATACTGTGCTTGAACGCTATCCACACGGAGCGTAG
- a CDS encoding adenylosuccinate synthase, which yields MTRQAFTVILGAQWGDEGKGKLVDVLSANFDIVARATGGANAGHTVYVKQGEEIKKFVFHLLPSGLLYPHVQCVIGNGVVLHVPSLFEEIEAMKTQGYEVESRVKISDRIALLFDYHKLIDGAQEDSKGTQKVGTTRRGIGPAYADKINRRGLRLCDLAHWESFVEKYKANVEWHQKNYGFEYDAEAELAVLQGVRSRLLAMMVDGALVLDQALAAGKKVLVEGANATLLDIDHGTFPFVTSSNPSIGGIFTGTGLSPRDLGDNIGIVKAYMTRVGSGPFPTELVDALGDSIREAGGEYGSTTGRPRRCGWFDVPMTKYSVRLNGFTALNLTKLDVLDALDEVKIAVAYKLDGRNLDSIPASLEDLARVEVEYETLPGWKSSLKEVTSWDALPQNAKNYVLRLEALLGCPLKYVGVGQRRDQLLLR from the coding sequence ATGACACGACAAGCTTTCACCGTTATCCTGGGCGCTCAATGGGGCGACGAAGGTAAAGGGAAACTCGTGGATGTTTTGAGTGCAAATTTCGATATTGTGGCTCGTGCGACGGGCGGTGCGAATGCGGGTCACACGGTGTATGTGAAGCAAGGTGAGGAAATTAAAAAATTTGTGTTTCACCTTCTGCCCAGTGGACTTTTGTATCCGCATGTTCAGTGTGTGATTGGCAACGGCGTGGTCTTGCATGTGCCCAGTCTGTTTGAAGAAATTGAAGCGATGAAAACTCAAGGCTATGAGGTGGAGAGTCGCGTGAAAATTTCGGATCGTATTGCTCTTTTATTCGATTATCACAAGCTTATTGATGGAGCTCAGGAAGACTCTAAAGGAACTCAAAAAGTGGGGACGACTCGACGTGGAATTGGGCCTGCCTATGCCGATAAAATCAATCGACGTGGGCTTCGCCTTTGCGATTTAGCTCACTGGGAAAGTTTTGTAGAAAAGTACAAGGCCAATGTGGAGTGGCATCAAAAAAATTATGGATTCGAATACGATGCTGAGGCAGAATTGGCTGTCTTACAGGGGGTTCGCTCTCGGCTTTTGGCCATGATGGTGGATGGTGCTCTCGTGCTCGATCAAGCTTTGGCGGCGGGTAAGAAAGTGCTCGTGGAGGGGGCAAATGCAACTTTGCTCGATATTGATCATGGAACTTTCCCTTTTGTGACTTCCTCCAACCCCAGCATTGGAGGTATTTTCACTGGAACCGGTCTTTCTCCTCGCGATCTTGGCGACAATATTGGAATTGTGAAAGCCTATATGACTCGCGTGGGCAGTGGTCCCTTCCCAACCGAACTTGTGGATGCACTCGGTGACTCCATTCGAGAGGCAGGGGGTGAATATGGCTCTACCACGGGGAGGCCTCGTCGCTGTGGATGGTTCGATGTGCCGATGACGAAATATTCCGTACGGCTCAATGGCTTTACGGCACTCAATTTGACGAAGCTCGATGTGTTGGACGCGCTTGATGAGGTGAAAATTGCGGTGGCTTATAAATTGGATGGCCGCAATTTGGACAGTATTCCGGCGAGCCTCGAAGACCTAGCACGCGTGGAAGTGGAATATGAAACTTTGCCTGGTTGGAAAAGCTCTCTTAAAGAAGTGACTTCGTGGGATGCGTTGCCTCAAAATGCCAAAAATTATGTGCTTCGACTGGAAGCTTTGCTTGGCTGTCCTCTGAAATACGTGGGGGTTGGGCAACGACGCGACCAACTTTTGCTGCGCTAA
- a CDS encoding phosphoribosylaminoimidazolesuccinocarboxamide synthase — protein MLDAAVIASQIPHVLKGTNFTNLGTRYEGKVRDNYTQGDRRILITTDRLSAFDRIIALIPFKGEVLNAITKFWFENTKDICPNYIESYPDPNVIVGTECKPLMIEMIVRGYITGSTTTSIWYNYNEKGMRNFCGNELPEGLKKNMRLPMPIITPTTKAAHGAHDENVTPQQAVEMGLVTQEEWDQLANYALGLYARGVEVAARQGVILVDTKYEFGRMPDGKIVVIDEIHTPDSSRFWIADTYEAKMAAGEEPDNINKEFLRLWLSNQGYRGEGEMPVIPQEILIETAQKYMQAYEMITGQKFEATPGDVQARLQQNLTPYFIK, from the coding sequence ATGCTCGACGCTGCTGTCATTGCCTCTCAGATCCCGCATGTTCTGAAAGGCACGAATTTTACGAACCTTGGAACCCGTTACGAAGGAAAAGTGCGAGACAATTACACTCAGGGCGACAGACGCATCCTCATCACAACCGATCGTCTTTCCGCCTTCGATCGCATCATCGCGCTCATCCCATTCAAGGGGGAAGTGCTCAATGCCATCACCAAATTCTGGTTTGAAAACACCAAGGACATCTGCCCGAACTACATCGAATCCTACCCAGACCCCAACGTAATCGTGGGCACCGAATGCAAGCCGCTCATGATCGAGATGATCGTGCGCGGCTACATCACCGGCTCCACCACCACCTCCATCTGGTATAATTACAACGAAAAGGGCATGCGCAACTTTTGTGGAAACGAACTGCCCGAAGGACTCAAAAAGAACATGCGTTTGCCCATGCCGATCATCACGCCCACGACCAAGGCCGCTCACGGAGCGCACGACGAAAACGTGACACCTCAACAAGCCGTTGAAATGGGACTCGTGACCCAAGAGGAATGGGATCAACTCGCGAACTACGCCCTCGGACTCTACGCTCGTGGAGTGGAAGTGGCCGCTCGACAAGGAGTGATTCTCGTGGACACCAAATACGAATTCGGCCGTATGCCGGATGGAAAGATCGTGGTGATCGATGAGATCCACACGCCAGACTCCTCCCGTTTCTGGATCGCAGACACCTACGAAGCCAAGATGGCTGCGGGCGAAGAACCCGACAACATCAACAAGGAGTTCCTCCGCCTCTGGCTTTCCAATCAAGGTTACCGTGGGGAAGGAGAAATGCCCGTGATTCCTCAGGAAATTTTGATCGAAACCGCCCAAAAATACATGCAAGCCTACGAAATGATCACTGGACAAAAGTTCGAAGCCACTCCCGGCGACGTTCAAGCTCGTTTGCAACAAAACCTCACTCCTTACTTCATCAAGTAA
- a CDS encoding acylphosphatase gives MKHMELYISGKVQGVCFRSLTQSLAKELGLTGYVENLEDGRVHIEAEGTDKDLKELLDWTHRGPDLAEVEKVEIKWSDDFVDYTDFTLLEP, from the coding sequence ATGAAACACATGGAGCTTTATATTTCCGGCAAAGTCCAAGGGGTCTGCTTCCGTTCGCTCACACAAAGCCTAGCCAAAGAACTCGGACTCACAGGCTATGTTGAAAATTTGGAAGATGGCCGCGTCCACATCGAAGCAGAGGGCACCGACAAAGATCTAAAAGAACTTTTGGATTGGACCCACCGTGGACCTGACCTTGCTGAAGTTGAAAAAGTGGAAATAAAATGGAGCGACGACTTTGTGGATTATACTGATTTCACCCTCCTTGAACCATGA